A region from the Coffea eugenioides isolate CCC68of chromosome 9, Ceug_1.0, whole genome shotgun sequence genome encodes:
- the LOC113782709 gene encoding tRNA wybutosine-synthesizing protein 2/3/4 — MEFEKRKAATLASMSSPEPDKSPKGTIDTPIIPLLTAINSHPSYFTTSSCSGRISIFSQPINPNPASKKKAKGGSWLFISHSPVDPTSVLPLLFPSSSIQSSYRGISDQEFQDCPHSLVFKFEPLIIAVECKDIEAAQFLVSLAISRGFRESGITNLSKRVIIAIRCSIRLEVPLGDTEKIMVSSEYVRYLIEVANEKMEANRKRTDSFLDALLKNGFSGGGRVLEHGTANGELGCDEDSGCYNSGKVESLGNSVSYHEDNSMDGEKRSGLDDSQSGSSQLPISPIIVVGEPVERLFLWGHSACTLDNLNHEVIVIFGGFGGIGRHARRNDLLLLDGESGKTQVVNVQGAAPCPRMGHTSNILGDSMYVIGGRADPLSVLNDVWVFRMGTKEWSLLQCSGSQFSPRHRHAAAVMGSKIYIFGGVDNNAIVSSLFVLDTKNLQWTEIPIKGEWPSPRHSHSMLAYGDHLYMFGGCDGEKALGDLYAFNVQICEWKKLNMDGRKPTARFSHSMFTFKNYLGIIGGCPVSQHHQELSLLDLHSVLWKHFMVDSTGTDLFVRSTASILGDELVMIGGGASCYAFGTKFSEPTKINLLPLMSLTQSREKHIHCHEKGSTHKNSDSCQLSDMELKLIGNGSLKHDADVEDFDVKTSDEMVVSYWVLRLERRYAKFGKDILKKFGWLDPSRQVCSQEAGKYICFPVIESFWALFTNTLSEVPPDLRPDQPSCAERFLLKDVTESTALNTLMECGATKLKDEFVKLKKGPISPLKAMKEAVASLVAHRGLPTNLLDDLPSRWQRLGDIVVLPVTSFKDPAWNLVGKELWPVVAKSIGTDRLAQQGLVASTGTRDSTLEILVGDNGWVEHRENGILYSFDATKCMFSWGNLSEKLRMARLECRDEVIVDLFAGIGYFTLPFLVRANAKLVYACEWNPHAVEALHRNLCANNVADCCVILEGDNRITAPKGVADRVCLGLLPSSEGSWITAVRALRSDGGVLHIHGNVKDTEEYLWTDHVSKSINSIARSEGYSWEVSVVHVERVKWYAPHIRHLVADVQCRKVLRV, encoded by the exons TGACACCCCAATCATCCCTCTCCTAACAGCTATCAACTCCCACCCTTCATACTTCACCACCAGCTCTTGTTCTGGCCGGATATCCATCTTCTCCCAACCTATAAACCCCAACCCCGCTTCCAAAAAGAAGGCCAAAGGCGGTTCTTGGCTCTTCATCTCCCATTCCCCTGTCGACCCTACTTCAGTCCTCCCCCTTCTCTTCCCCTCTTCTTCAATCCAGTCAAGTTATCGTGGCATCAGTGATCAAGAATTTCAGGATTGCCCACATAGCCTAGTGTTCAAATTTGAGCCCCTGATCATAGCTGTGGAGTGTAAAGATATTGAGGCAGCTCAGTTTTTGGTTTCTTTAGCTATCTCACGTGGGTTCAGGGAAAGTGGGATTACTAATTTAAGTAAAAGGGTTATTATTGCAATCCGGTGTTCGATTCGATTGGAGGTGCCATTAGGTGATACTGAGAAGATAATGGTGTCTTCAGAGTATGTAAGGTATCTGATTGAAGTTGCTAATGAGAAAATGGAAGCTAATAGGAAAAGAACTGATTCTTTTCTTGATGCACTGCTGAAGAATGGATTTTCTGGAGGAGGGCGTGTTCTTGAGCATGGAACTGCTAATGGTGAATTGGGGTGTGATGAAGATTCTGGGTGTTACAATAGTGGAAAAGTGGAATCTTTGGGAAATTCTGTGAGTTACCATGAGGACAATTCCATGGATGGTGAAAAGAGGAGCGGTCTTGATGACAGCCAATCTG GATCTTCACAACTGCCTATTTCTCCCATTATAGTTGTTGGCGAGCCTGTGGAGAGGCTTTTCCTTTGGGGTCACAGTGCTTGTACATTGGATAATTTAAACCATGAGGTGATTGTCATTTTTGGTGGTTTTGGTGGCATTGGAAGACATGCGCGACGGAATGATTTGTTATTACTTGACGGAGAAAGTGGAAAGACTCAAGTGGTAAATGTTCAGGGGGCAGCACCATGTCCCCGTATGGGTCATACATCTAACATTTTAGGGGATTCAATGTATGTTATTGGAGGCAGGGCTGACCCATTGAGTGTTCTGAATGACGTGTGGGTATTCAGGATGGGAACAAAAGAATGGAGTCTGTTGCAATGTTCTGGCAGTCAGTTCTCACCAAG GCATCGACATGCAGCAGCTGTAATGGGTTCGAAGATATATATATTTGGTGGAGTTGATAATAATGCAATAGTATCATCACTTTTTGTCCTTGACACGAAAAATTTACAATGGACAGAGATACCCATCAAAGGTGAATGGCCATCTCCACGTCATTCTCACTCCATGCTGGCATATGGGGATCATTTATATATGTTTGGAGGATGTGATGGGGAGAAAGCGCTTGGCGACCTATATGCTTTCAATGTTCAAATATGTGAATGGAAGAAGTTAAATATGGATGGAAGAAAACCAACTGCTAGGTTTTCCCACTCAATGTTTACTTTCAAGAATTATCTTGGCATTATTGGGGGATGCCCTGTGAGCCAACATCACCAGGAATTATCCCTTCTTGATCTGCACTCTGTTTTGTGGAAGCATTTCATGGTGGATTCTACTGGCACTGACCTTTTCGTCCGCAGCACAGCCAGTATCCTTGGTGATGAGTTGGTAATGATTGGTGGAGGGGCATCTTGTTACGCATTTGGAACAAAGTTTAGTGAACCGACAAAAATAAACTTGCTTCCTCTGATGTCTCTTACTCAAAGTAGGGAGAAGCATATTCACTGTCATGAAAAAGGATCCACTCATAAAAACAGTGACAGCTGCCAACTTTCAGATATGGAGCTGAAACTGATTGGAAATGGAAGCCTTAAGCATGATGCTGATGTTGAAGATTTTGATGTAAAAACTAGTGATGAGATGGTTGTGTCTTATTGGGTTCTTCGACTTGAAAGAAGATATGCAAAATTTGGGAAGGATATACTCAAAAAATTTGGATGGTTAGATCCTTCAAGACAGGTTTGCTCACAGGAAGCTGGGAAGTACATTTGCTTCCCAGTAATTGAAAGTTTTTGGGCTCTATTCACTAATACTTTATCTGAAGTACCACCTGATCTTCGTCCTGATCAACCATCTTGTGCAGAGAGGTTTTTGTTGAAAGATGTAACTGAATCAACAGCTTTGAATACTTTAATGGAATGTGGTGCCACTAAACTCAAGGATGAGTTTGTTAAACTAAAAAAGGGACCAATTTCTCCTTTAAAAGCAATGAAGGAAGCTGTGGCCTCTTTGGTTGCACATAGAGGGCTACCTACCAATCTCTTAGATGACCTACCTTCAAG ATGGCAGCGACTAGGGGACATTGTCGTGCTTCCTGTGACATCATTCAAAGATCCAGCATGGAATTTGGTAGGAAAGGAGCTCTGGCCTGTTGTTGCCAAGTCAATTGGGACTGATCGTCTTGCTCAACAA GGTCTGGTTGCATCAACTGGAACAAGAGATAGTACTCTGGAGATTCTTGTGGGAGACAACGGATGGGTTGAACACCGTGAGAATGGTATCTTATATTCTTTTGATGCTACCAAGTGCATGTTCTCTTGGGGGAATCTTTCTGAGAAGCTTAGGATGGCCCGTCTTGAATGTAGAGATGAAGTCATTGTAGATTTATTTGCTGGCATTGGTTATTTTACCTTGCCATTCCTTGTGAG GGCTAATGCAAAGCTGGTATATGCTTGTGAATGGAATCCGCATGCTGTTGAGGCACTCCATCGCAATCTTTGTGCTAATAATGTGGCAGATTGTTGTGTCATACTTGAAGGAGACAATCGAATTACAGCCCCCAAA GGAGTTGCTGATCGAGTCTGTCTTGGTCTCCTGCCATCAAGTGAGGGTAGTTGGATTACTGCTGTGAGGGCATTGAG AAGTGATGGCGGGGTACTGCATATACATGGGAATGTGAAGGATACAGAAGAATATTTGTGGACAGACCATGTCTCGAAATCCATCAACAGCATTGCTCGATCGGAAG GTTATTCCTGGGAAGTTTCAGTAGTACATGTGGAAAGAGTTAAATGGTATGCCCCCCACATTCGTCATCTTGTTGCAGATGTACAATGTAGGAAAGTTTTAAGGGTATAG